One genomic segment of Bacillota bacterium includes these proteins:
- a CDS encoding PTS sugar transporter: MKKIAVIGSSGGNLFSLGGKDPNKLLGEILTQADSAGIKVSNIVFVGATSSMDSIKASTKASLYEISNGELVNSELVGLNEANELAKQADSKLSLDILAGEVDGIIVMSADAKGVNSLSLGAAAEKKIPITGTGGTSMAYIQSLGAKVISVSGTTGTTNRTRAIAAIQSLSKFFGIKYHAVIKSSGSSNSIDNSNILKRISIRGIMLASIPGFIAMALVLALSQIPFLSGLYGIFDILILALPVLVAVIAAKQVSGLDEVGIVAGLVAGVLSVNGGIIGGIIGGIIAGILAALFIEQAIKWKIPGTTANIIAGGIAGLVAGLLVFYLIAPVALWAGDGIRWLIDSALQFSPALAGLIAGLLIWPAIMGGVYHAAILPIVLIEMEIEGMSFLGAVDMVGLVMVSAGITLANIVWPRRKDDRSIAAPGFAINVGFGTFVEAAYPFMFSNKLIMGTAIVASGIGGLFVGLLGVKGTAYVPSVIAPALSNNPLGFAFCMLLAMAIAFVLTMVVNRIGHKEVKVK, translated from the coding sequence ATGAAGAAAATTGCTGTAATTGGTAGTTCGGGCGGGAATTTATTTAGTTTGGGTGGGAAAGACCCCAACAAATTACTAGGAGAGATTCTAACTCAAGCAGATTCTGCGGGAATAAAGGTTAGTAATATTGTGTTTGTTGGTGCAACTTCATCAATGGACAGTATCAAAGCGTCTACAAAAGCTAGTTTATACGAAATTTCAAACGGAGAACTTGTAAACTCAGAATTAGTAGGTTTAAATGAAGCAAATGAATTAGCAAAACAAGCAGACAGTAAACTTAGTTTAGACATTCTAGCTGGTGAAGTAGATGGAATTATTGTAATGAGTGCGGATGCAAAGGGCGTAAATTCTTTAAGTTTAGGCGCTGCTGCTGAGAAGAAAATTCCAATCACAGGTACAGGCGGAACATCAATGGCCTACATTCAATCTTTAGGAGCAAAAGTAATTTCTGTTTCTGGTACTACTGGTACTACAAACAGAACAAGAGCCATTGCTGCAATACAAAGTTTATCAAAATTTTTTGGTATCAAGTATCACGCTGTCATTAAATCTTCTGGATCATCTAATAGCATAGATAATTCAAACATATTAAAAAGAATAAGCATTAGAGGCATTATGCTTGCATCTATTCCAGGGTTTATTGCTATGGCTTTGGTACTAGCATTAAGTCAAATACCATTTTTATCAGGTCTTTATGGAATCTTTGATATACTAATTCTTGCCTTACCTGTTTTAGTTGCTGTTATTGCTGCAAAACAAGTATCAGGATTAGATGAAGTTGGAATTGTTGCTGGGCTTGTTGCCGGTGTACTATCTGTTAATGGAGGAATCATTGGTGGAATCATCGGTGGAATCATTGCAGGTATTCTTGCAGCATTGTTTATAGAACAAGCCATAAAATGGAAAATACCTGGAACAACCGCAAACATTATTGCTGGTGGTATTGCAGGTTTAGTCGCAGGCTTACTCGTCTTTTATTTAATCGCTCCAGTTGCCTTATGGGCAGGAGATGGAATTAGATGGTTAATCGATTCTGCACTACAATTTAGTCCTGCGTTAGCTGGTTTAATTGCTGGATTATTAATCTGGCCCGCTATCATGGGTGGAGTATATCATGCTGCAATATTGCCAATCGTATTAATTGAAATGGAAATCGAAGGAATGAGTTTCCTTGGAGCTGTAGATATGGTAGGTTTAGTAATGGTTTCAGCAGGTATTACACTTGCAAACATTGTTTGGCCAAGAAGAAAAGATGATCGTTCTATTGCTGCTCCTGGTTTTGCTATTAATGTTGGCTTTGGTACATTTGTTGAGGCGGCGTATCCCTTTATGTTTTCAAACAAACTCATAATGGGAACAGCAATTGTTGCATCAGGAATTGGTGGATTATTTGTAGGCTTACTAGGCGTTAAAGGAACTGCTTACGTTCCATCTGTTATTGCACCAGCGTTGTCAAATAATCCATTAGGATTTGCATTTTGTATGTTACTAGCTATGGCTATCGCTTTTGTGTTAACCATGGTTGTAAATAGAATTGGACATAAAGAGGTGAAAGTTAAATGA